In the Daphnia pulicaria isolate SC F1-1A chromosome 2, SC_F0-13Bv2, whole genome shotgun sequence genome, one interval contains:
- the LOC124327706 gene encoding intraflagellar transport protein 122 homolog, with amino-acid sequence MPFYFVISKNREHLTDVVVHYLLTEEKVRICCRDLIKKIAIYKNRLAVQLQEKLMIYEQQEGEQLHYVIKEKISQNFKCSLMAICTNHIILCHEKKLQSVNFQGVKEREWTLDSPVRYIKIVGGPANKEGLLLGLKNRCPKYF; translated from the exons ATGCCGTTTTACTTtgttatttcgaaaaatagaGAACATCTGACAGACGTGGTAGTCCACTACTTACTGACGGAGGAAAAAGTGCGCATCTGTTGCCGTGACCTTATCAAGAAAATCGCCATCTACAAAAATCGCTTAGCG GTCCAGCTGCAAGAAAAACTCATGATTTACGAGCAACAGGAAGGCGAACAGCTGCACTATGTCATCAAGGAAAAAATCAGCCAGAATTTCAAATGCAGCCTTATGGCCATTTGTACCAACCACATCATTCTGTGTCAC GAAAAGAAACTGCAGTCGGTGAACTTTCAGGGCGTCAAGGAACGCGAGTGGACGTTAGATTCACCCGTGCGCTACATAAAAATAGTCGGCGGACCGGCCAACAAAGAGGGTCTCTTGCTAGGCTTGAAGAACAGGtgtccaaaatatttttag
- the LOC124326255 gene encoding uncharacterized protein LOC124326255, whose amino-acid sequence MCVIGKCKSIQILDLTRTAVTYEGITKALEHLPSLRKLKHRQTIRVLAQIYKRAVDEKLSDIPKFTLSSIQITNFRPKWNRDVGLADLGLAVHICPLITELYIHSTLSNITDNDLLGLLPLEKLEHFYISIRLNANFTFDGSLTPFLKATGNSLKELTINMVLEVDYIPTITRHCSNLRSLGLYFNHTRLCSVGQRNSFSRNRTKLERPILNYLEILNLVEPRSIGLIHPESLCLLLSSPSLKSISISSCGTLTDDVLQEAANLHSFNKLESFELSECNLVTIKILDLLMKATNPLEWIWLTWKQREPKGFKKILCRWKKQMAKNHWNVSLSADYYDDVSDVESEDEEITDSDEEISDVDSEEIYDSDSEDSPAEDSEESSSTDSNEELLIIDG is encoded by the coding sequence ATGTGTGTCATTGGGAAATGCAAGTCTATTCAAATTTTGGATCTGACAAGGACGGCAGTGACATACGAAGGAATTACTAAGGCTCTCGAACATTTGCCTTCCTTGAGAAAACTAAAGCATAGGCAAACTATTAGAGTTCTGGCTCAAATCTATAAAAGGGCAGTAGATGAAAAGTTGAGCGATATTCCCAAGTTTACCTTATCTTCGATTCAAATCACTAACTTTAGGCCGAAGTGGAATCGTGATGTTGGGTTAGCAGATCTTGGGTTAGCTGTCCATATTTGTCCTTTGATTACCGAATTATATATACATAGTACTCTGAGCAACATTACGGACAATGACCTACTGGGCTTACTACCACTTGAGAAGCTCGAACACTTCTATATCTCTATACGTCTCAATGCCAATTTCACATTTGATGGCAGTCTAACTCCATTCCTGAAGGCTACAGGAAACTCATTGAAGGAACTCACGATTAACATGGTCCTCGAAGTCGACTACATTCCTACGATCACTCGGCATTGTTCAAATCTGCGCTCCCTTGGTCTCTACTTTAATCACACTCGGCTCTGTTCCGTAGGGCAGCGCAATTCTTTCAGTCGCAATCGGACGAAGTTGGAGCGACCGATATTAAATTATCTCGAAATACTTAATCTAGTGGAACCAAGATCAATAGGCCTAATTCATCCCGAAAGCCTTTGCCTGTTGTTATCATCCCCTTCTCTAAAGTCTATAAGTATAAGTTCTTGTGGCACCCTTACTGATGATGTGTTACAAGAGGCCGCCAATCTCCATTCGTTCAATAAGCTCGAATCCTTTGAATTGAGTGAATGTAATTTAGTGACTATCAAAATTTTGGATCTGTTGATGAAAGCGACTAATCCTCTTGAATGGATTTGGTTAACATGGAAACAGAGGGAGCCGaagggttttaaaaaaattctttgtcgTTGGAAAAAGCAAATGGCAAAGAATCACTGGAATGTCAGTTTGTCGGCTGACTATTATGATGACGTATCTGATGTCGAaagtgaagatgaagaaataacCGATAGCGATGAAGAAATATCTGATGTCGATAGCGAAGAAATATATGATAGCGATAGCGAAGATTCCCCAGCTGAAGATAGTGAGGAATCTTCATCCACCGACAGTAACGAAGAATTACTTATCATTGATGGATAA
- the LOC124327707 gene encoding intraflagellar transport protein 122 homolog, which yields MTTLPVSLSAPLYQYLDRKLYREAYEVACMGVTEADWSQLAHESVNALELDIATQAFQRIQDYKYLELMESIANQKRLGGPQANINHNVFIGDILAWQRKFNEAARLYRKCGRSDKAVALFTDLRLFYQAQEYLGGDSTTERINVLKKRTDWAQDIHDPRAAAEMYLNAGEILKAVEIIAANGWTSMLVDASRRLDATDQASTLRNIADHLRRLGSVQLACDILRRLGDTTALAAALVECGACRLD from the exons ATGACCACCCTTCCGGTGTCTCTGTCAGCACCCTTGTACCAGTATCTTGACCGTAAGCTCTACCGCGAAGCTTACGAAGTGGCTTGTATGGGCGTGACGGAGGCCGACTGGTCACAGCTGGCACACGAGTCGGTCAATGCGCTGGAACTGGACATTGCCACACAAGCGTTCCAACGTATCCAGGACTACAAATACCTGGAGCTGATGGAATCTATCGCCAATCAGAAGCGGCTGGGAGGACCACAGGCGAATATCAACCACAATGTCTTTATCGGCGACATCCTTGCGTGGCAGAGAAAGTTCAACGAAGCGGCTCGCTTGTACCGCAAGTGCGGCCGTAGCGACAAGGCGGTGGCTCTCTTCACCGATTTGCGCCTTTTTTATCAAGCCCAGGAGTATCTCGGCGGAGACAGTACGACCGAACGGATAAACGTCCTGAAAAAACGGACGGATTGGGCGCAAGATATTCACGACCCACGAGCCGCAGCAGAAATGTACCTGAATGCCGGTGAAATTCTCAAAGCTGTTGAGATTATCGCTGCCAACGGATGGACATCCAT GCTTGTTGACGCGTCTCGAAGACTAGACGCAACGGACCAAGCGTCAACGTTACGCAACATTGCAGACCATCTTCGTCGATTGGGATCAGTTCAGCTGGCCTGTGACATCCTGCGGCGTCTTGGTGATACGACTGCTCTGGCTGCCGCTTTGGTTGAGTGTGGCGCTTGCCGCTTGGACTGA
- the LOC124327705 gene encoding uncharacterized protein LOC124327705 has product MAGQKIETQSHQAPSRVSKSNTPFQSTDEPFNLPIEAETTVEEETVSCDTTTTSKLVALPPQQDPETEIIAGRDLMETGEHLNLPIDIVTTLEEEDSVSSDTTTTSPPHQYRDSQLNGDSDHTETGDSFELFNDRETTVEEDTATCETTTAFQSVASPTLQHPETEIIGGIDLMETGEPFKFLIEAETTRDTASCNMPTTTPFQLVASPPQQDPETEIITYKTTNLQAVHALFVSLPVPHSNELLSLPPEATETIHSSDVTTANETTDAEIVGAPTVRGKKPKRVYRIKAPTNCYEEVMSELCKLNVLNVCCDKHEDSLPYLIMQYVHIRFHTESKRFRNIHLSSDRTQMKTNKKLSRIPKSAEIQCEKVKEKETANTTLQRIKLKNNMEKFSKKSSTSELEAIDAEAVRFCHFQELPSTVLEELVKTLSTKRRDNYRQFIALLMVPNLSTLNLSICDKNELSHLVPLAAKNCPERI; this is encoded by the exons ATGGCtggacaaaaaattgaaactcaAA GCCACCAAGCACCTAGTCGTGTTTCTAAAAGCAATACTCCATTTCAATCG ACTGATGAGCCTTTTAATTTGCCAATTGAGGCTGAAACcacagtagaagaagaaactgtcaGTTGtgatactactactacatctAAATTGGTTGCTCTACCGCCACAACAAGATCCAGAAACAGAAATAATTGCTGGCAGGGATCTAATGGAGACTGGTGAGCATTTAAATTTGCCCATTGACATTGTAACCacattagaagaagaagattctgtCAGTAGtgatactactactacttctcCTCCACATCAATATCGTGATTCACAACTCAATGGTGACAGTGATCATACAGAAACGGGTGATTCTTTTGAGTTGTTCAATGACAGAGAAACCACAGTAGAAGAAGACACTGCTACTTGTGAAACTACTACTGCATTTCAATCGGTTGCTTCACCAACCCTACAACATCCAGAAACAGAAATCATTGGTGGCATTGATCTGATGGAGACTGGTGAGCCTTTTAAGTTTCTCATTGAGGCTGAAACCACACGAGACACTGCTAGTTGTAATATGCCTACTACTACTCCATTTCAATTGGTTGCTTCACCGCCACAACAAGATCCAGAAACAGAAATAATTACctacaaaacaacaaacctTCAAGCTGTCCATg caTTATTCGTTAGCCTTCCTGTTCCTCATTCCAATGAATTGTTGTCTTTACCACCAGAAGCCACAGAAACTATTCACAGCTCAGATGTAACTACAGCAAATGAAACTACGGATGCAGAAATAGTTGGTGCCCCAACTGTCCGGGGGAAAAAGCCTAAAAGAGTTTATCGAATAAAGGCACCAACTAATTGCTATGAGGAAGTCATGTCAGAGTTATGTAAactaaatgttttgaatgtttgctGTGATAAACACGAAGATTCCTTGCCCTATTTAATAATGCAATATgtacatattcgttttcacaCAGAGTCTAAGCGATTTCGAAACATACATCTGTCTAGTGATCGAACGCAAATGAAaactaacaaaaaattgtcaagAATACCAAAAAGTGCTGAAATTCAATGtgaaaaagtcaaagaaaaagaaacagcaaATACAACATTACAACGGATAAAACTTAAaa ACAATATGGAAAAGTTCTCTAAGAAATCGTCGACAAGCGAACTGGAAGCCATCGATGCAGAGGCTGTCCGTTTCTGCCATTTCCAAGAATTAC CTTCCACTGTTTTGGAAGAACTTGTCAAGACTCTCAGCACAAAACGCAGAGATAATTATCGACAATTCATTGCTCTTCTGATGGTCCCAAATTTGAGTACTTTAAATCTTTCTATCTGTGATAAGAATGAGCTTTCCCACCTTGTTCCTCTTGCAGCAAAAAATTGCCCG GAAAGAATCTGA